A stretch of DNA from Paracoccus methylovorus:
GCGGGTTTGTTGGTGCAGACCGCAAGGCGATGGCCGGCCGATGCCAGCCGCTCCAACGCAGTCTCGGCACCGGGATAAAGCCGGGTATGGACGGCGATGGCACTGCCGTAGTGATCCAGCAGGCGCGGATAATCCTCGTCCTCGGCACCGGGTGGCAGCAGCCTGTCGCCGGGCATGCGGCCATAACCCGCCTGCAGCATGGCCCTCCCGCCGTGAAAGGCGATCAGCGCATCTTCGACCGGGTCCAGCAACGCGCCAAGGCCGCGCGCCTGAAAGCAGGCGTTGGCTGCCGCAATCAGATCGCCCGAGGTGTCGGCCAGTGTCCCATCCAGATCAAAGACCACCGTTCCCGCCATGCTGTAACCTTCCGTCAAGATGTTTGATCTGTCGGGGCCTTCCCCGACTGCCGCCCTCTAGGTAGAACGCCGGGCAAGGATAAGGAACAGGCAAGAGGCAGACATGACCCACAAACCCGTCGCGCTGATCGTTCTTGCTGCCGGGCAGGGCAGCCGGATGCAGTCGGATCTGCCAAAGGTGCTGCACCGGTTGGGCGGAGTGCCGCTTGTCGCCCATGCCCTTGCCGCCGGCCGCACGCTGGAGCCCGAGGCGGTCGTCGTCGTCGCCGGTCATGGTGCCGAGGCGGTGGGCAAGGCGGTCGCAAAACTCGACCCCGAGGCGCAGCTTGCCTTGCAGGAACAGCAGCTTGGCACCGGCCATGCCGTAAGTCAGGCGATGCCACTGCTGGAAGGGTTCGAGGGCCGGGTGATCGTTCTTTACGGCGACACCCCCTTTATCGGCGAAGAAACCCTGGCCCGTCTTGCTTCGCATCCCGCCGATGTCGTCGTGCTGGGCTTCGAGGCTGCCGATCCGGGCCGCTATGGCCGGCTGGTCACCGGCCCCGAGGGGTTGGAGCGGATCGTCGAATACAAAGACGCCGATGAGGCCACCCGCGCCATCCGGCTGGTCAACTCCGGCGTTCTGGCGGCGGATGCGGCGCTGTTGCGCGAATTCCTGCCCCGGATCGGCAACCAGAATGCGGCTGGCGAATATTACCTGACCGATCTGCCGGCACTTGCCCGTGCATCGGGCCACCGGGTCGAGGTGGTGACCTGCGATGAGGCCGAGACGCTGGGCATCAACACCCGCACCGAACTTGCCCAAGCCGAGGCTGTTTTTCAGGCCAGCGCCCGCGCGCAGGCGCTGGAGGACGGCGTGACGATGACCGATCCGGCTACGGTCTGGTTCGCCTTGGACACTTGTGTCGGCCGCGACGCGATCATCGGCCAGAACGTGGTTTTCGGCCCCGGCGTGACGGTGGAAAGCGGGGCCGAGATCCTGCCCTTCTGCCATCTGGAAGGCTGCCATGTCAGCGCGGGCGCCACGGTCGGCCCCTTTGCGCGGCTTCGGCCCGGGGCGGAACTGGGCGGCGATGTGCATATAGGCAACTTCGTCGAGATCAAGAACTCGGTGCTGGATGAGGGGGTCAAGGTCGGCCACCTGACCTATCTGGGCGATGCCCATATCGGCGAGGCGACGAATATCGGTGCCGGCACCATCACCTGCAATTATGACGGCGTATCCAAGCACCGGACCGAGATCGGGGCGAACGCCTTTATCGGCTCGAATACCATGCTGGTGGCGCCGGTGCGTGTGGGCGCGCGGACGCTGACCGGCTCGGGCTCGGTCATCACTCAGGACGTGCCGGACGATGCGCTGGCCTTGGGGCGGGGACGGCAAGTCAATAAGCCCGGCCTTGCTACGCGGCTGATGCAGGCGCTGCGCCAGAAAAAGGAAAACTGACCATGTGCGGCATCATCGGAATTCTGGGTGGGCACGAAGTCTCTCCGCAACTGGTCGAGGCGCTGAAGCGGCTGGAATATCGCGGCTATGACAGCGCAGGGGTGGCGACGGTGGATGGTTCGGGGCGTCTGGACCGCCGCCGCGCCGTGGGCAAGCTGGTGAACCTGTCGGATCGGCTGGTGCATGAACCGCTGACTGGCCACGCTGGCATCGGCCACACCCGCTGGGCCACCCATGGCGCCGCGACCGAGGCCAACGCCCACCCCCATCGCCGTGGGCCTGTCGCCGTGGTCCATAACGGCATCATCGAGAATTTTCGCGAATTGCGCGATGAGGTGGTCGCGCTGGGCATGCAGCCGGAATCGCAGACCGATACCGAAACCGTGGCGCTGCTGACCGCTTGGCACATGGGGCAGGGCATGGACCCGGTTGCGGCGGCGCGCGCGACGCTGAGGCGGCTGCATGGCGCATTCGCGCTGGCCTTTTTGTTCGAGGGCGAGCCCGACCTGATGATCGGCGCGCGTAAGGGCAGCCCGCTGGCGGTCGGTCATGGCGAAAGCGAAATGTTCCTTGGCTCGGACGCCATCGCGCTGGCGCCCTTTACCGACCGGATCACCTATCTTGATGACGGCGATCATGTCGTCATCCGCCGTGCAGGCGCCCAGATCTTCGACGCCGATGGCCGCCCCGCCAATCGCGAGATCCAGCAGATCGACGTGGGGGCGACGCAGATCGACAAGGCCGGCTATCGCCACTTCATGGCCAAGGAAATCGCCGAGCAGCCGGTGGTGTTGGGCGATGCGCTGAATCATTACATCAAGGGCGACCGGATCATTTTGCCCGAGGCGCTGGATTTCCGCGACGTCGACCGGCTGACGCTGGTGGGCTGCGGCACGGCCTTTTATGCCGCGCATGTGGCGCGCTATTGGTTCGAGACGCTGGCCGGCCTGCCCTGCGATCTGGATGTGGCATCCGAATTCCGCTATCGCGAGCCGCCGCTGTCCCCGAAAAGTTGGGCGATCTTTGTCAGCCAGTCGGGCGAAACCGCCGACACGCTGGCGGCGCTGCATTACGCCCGTAACAAGGTGGCCCAGACCGTAGGGGTTGTGAACGTGGGCACCTCGGCCATTGCGCGCGACGCCGACATCGCCCTGCCCACGCTGGCGGGGATCGAGGTGGGCGTGGCCTCCTCGAAAGCCTTTACCTGCCAGCTTGCGGTGCTGGCGGTGCTGGCGCTCAAGGCGGCGCGGGATCGCGGCCGGCTGTCGGAGGCAGAGTTGGCGGCGCATCTGGCCGATCTGCGGTCTTTGCCGGGTCTGCTGAACCAGGCGCTTGCGGTCAGCGACGAATGCCGTCGCCTTGCCGGCTGGCTGTCAGAGGCGCAGGACGTGCTGTATCTGGGCCGCGGGGCGCTTTACCCGGTGGCGCTGGAGGGTGCGCTGAAGCTCAAGGAGCTCAGCTATATCCATGCCGAGGGCTATGCTTCGGGCGAGCTGAAACATGGTCCCATCGCGCTGATCGACCGCAATGTGCCGGTCGTGGTGCTGGCGCCGCGCGACGGGCTGTTCGAAAAGACCGTCTCGAACATGCAAGAGGTGATGGCGCGGCATGGTCAGGTGCTGCTGATCTCGGATGCCGAGGGGCTGGAAAGCGGCGGCCATGGGGCGCGTGCCAAGCTGGCCATGCCTTCTGGCGGCGGGACATTCCAGCCGATCCTTTATGCCGTGCCGATGCAATATCTGGCCTATCACACGGCTGTGGCGAAAGGCACGGATGTCGACCAGCCGCGCAATCTGGCGAAATCGGTGACGGTGGAATAGGGCCTGCGCCCTATCCGTCGCGCCAGCAAGGTTGCAGATCGCCCGGGCGCGGGCTTGCCGCATGGACGCCGCGCGCGATGGCGCGGGCCAGTGTGCAGGCGGCAGCGTGGCCCAGTAGAAACGGGTTCAGCGCCGGGTCGGGCAGGGGTATTGCGCCGGTTGAAACGGCAAAGACCAGATCGCCGTCGAAAGGCGTGTGACTGGGCACGATGGCGCGCGCCATGCCGTCCTGCGCCGCGGTGGCCAGCCGGGTCAGCCCGGCCTTGTCCAATGCCGCGTCGGTGGCGACGATGGCGATGGTCGTCGCCTCGCCCAGCCGTTTCGCCGGTGTCGGTTCATGGCTGGCAGGGTAGGGGCCGGACAGGCCAAGCCCGCCGAATTCGCCCCCAAGCTCCCACGGGGCGGCCCAGAACTGCCGCGAATCGCCCGCCGTGACCGATCCCAGCGCGTTTACCACCACCAGTGCGCCGATGGTGATGCCGCATTCCAGCACCGTCGAGGCCGAGCCCAGTCCGCCCTTCCACCGATGCGTCATCGCGCCCGTGCCTGCACCCTGACTGCCCAAGGGGAAATCGAGGCTTGCCGCCGCCAACGCTGCGCGGCCCAGGCTGGGGTAGGGGTTGGTTCTCCACCCCTTGTCGCCGCCGTTCAGCAGGTCAAAGACGATGGCGCCGGGGACGATCGGCACGCGCACCGGGCCGACCTGAAAGCCCCGGCCCATGTCCCGCAAGCCATCCGCCACGCCGTCGCATGCGGCCAGCCCAAAGGCCGAGCCGCCCGAAAGTACCAGCGCATCGACGCCCTGCACCAACTTGTCGGGGGCCAGCAGGTCGGTTTCCCGCGTGCCGGGCGCGCCGCCCATGATGCTGACGCCGCAGGTAAAGGGTGCATGGCCCAGCAGCACGGTGCTGCCTGACCGCAGCGCGTCGTCGTGGGCGTTGCCGACGCTCAGGCCGGAAACATCGGTAATCAGGTTTCGCGGTCCGGGGTGCATGGGGGCCTCTTGCAGGTCGGTCGGCCCCTACTCTGGCAGATGCGCCCGGCCCGCTGCAAGCCGGGGACCTGAACCCACATGCCTATTCCAGCGTTGCGCGACCGGGGCGTCGCCCCTACCTAATGCGACAGGATATGCGAAAGGACGCGACCATGAGTGCCCCTATTCACAGGATATTTGGCCGGCCGCTGGATGCCGAAATGCCCAAGGGATACGATCAGGCGATTTTCGGCATGGGCTGCTATTGGGGTGTCGAGCGGCTGTTCTGGCAGCAGGATGGCGTCTGGCTGACCGAAGTGGGCTTTGCCGGCGGTGATACCGAAAATCCCAGCTACAAGCAGGTTTGCGCCGGAACCACCGGCCACGCCGAGGTGGTGCGGGTGGTCTATGACAGCTCGCGCGTCAGCTATGAGCGGTTGTTGCAGATTTTCTGGGAAAACCATGACCCCACGCAGGGCAACCGACAGGGTAACGATGTCGGCTCGCAATACCGCTCGCTCATCATGTATTTCAACGACAGCCAGAAGGTGGCGGCGGAACTCAGCAAGGCCGATTACGGAAACCGGCTGGCGGTGGATGGCTATCCCCGCATCACCACCCAGATCATCCCGCCCGGTCCCTTTTGGCGGGCCGAGGATGACCATCAGCAATATCTCGACCGCTATCCGAATGGCTATTGCGGCTTGCGCGGCACGGGTGTCAAAGCGCCCTTGACCGATATAGCCGAGGGACATTGAATGGCGACCTGGACCGCGCTGACCCACACCAAAGGCCGCGAGGCGGCCGAGGCGCTTGCCGAGGCGGGCGAGGAGCTGACGCCCGAACCCGTCGGCAGCGGCGTTTTTGAGATCGAGGACGGCTCGGACCGTTGGGAGGTGGGGCTGTATTTCACCGAAAGCCCCGACGACGTGGGGTTGGCGCTGTTGGCCGCCGCCTGGGGGGCTGAGCCCTTTGTGGTGTCGGAACTGCCCGAGGTGGACTGGGTGGCCCATGTCAAGCGCGAGCTTTCACCGGTCGAGGCGGGGCGATTTTTTGTCCATGGCGGTCATGATGCCGAAAAGGTGCCCGATGGCGCTGAAGCACTGCTGATCGAGGCGGCGATGGCCTTTGGCACCGGCCATCATGCAACGACCAAGGGTTGCCTTCTGGCGCTGGATCGCCTGATCGCAGATGGCGCGTCCCCGCAGCGCATCGTCGATATAGGCTGCGGCACGGCGGTTCTGGCCATGGCTGCGGCCCGGGTCTTTCCGGTGATCGTGCTGGCGGGCGACATCGATCCGCAGGCGGTGGACGTGGCGCGCGCCAATGTCATCGCCAACGGGCTGGACGGGCGTGTCGAATGCGTCGAGGCGGTGGGCTTCGATCATCCACTGATCGAAAACGCCGCACCTTTCGACCTGATCTTTGCCAATATCCTGAAACAGCCGCTGATCGATCTGGTGCCGGACATGGCGCGCTATCTTGCGCCGGGCGGCAGGGCGATCTTGTCGGGCATCCTGACGACCCAGGCCGACGACGTGATCGCCGCATATGCGGCCGGCGGCCTGCGGCTGGAACAGCGCGACGATCTGGGCGAATGGTCCACCCTTGTCGTCCAGCGCAACTGACCGCTGAAAATACTAAAGGCGGCCTTGCGGGGCCGCCTGTTCGCTATGCCCTGATGGGGCAAAAAGAAGGACCGTCTCGGCGCTTTGTGCAGCCGGTTTCTCGTCCTTGGCCGCCGCTTAGCGTGCGTGGGCAATCCGCTCGATATCACCGCGGCACAGGCCGATATCGTCCAGCTCGCGATCCGAAAGACGGCTCAGCGCGTTCCGCGTCACGCGCGCATCGTTCCAAGCAGACAGGCCCGCCCAGATTTTCGAGCCAATACCGAAAGAGCCCGCCCCGCTATGGATGCGGTTCGTGTCAATCGCCGACATAGTTTTTCACCTTGAGATCATTGCCCATTCATCGGGCGCTTCGTTGATGCATCAGCATATAGGCCGGGCAGTTTGCTAAAACCACGCACAAAGGGGCATCTCTGCCATGCAGCTTGTGCATAAGAGGCCGGATTTATTTACTTTTTGCGACAATTGGGCAAAAGCGATGCTGCGCCGCAACATTCTTCTGCCAAGATCGGACTTTTTGGGGAAAGATTGCGCTTTTCAGACCGGTTGGTTCAGCGCCAATCGCCCAAGGATGCCTGCCACAGTGCCAGTGACGCAACGGCAGCAGTGTCCGCCCGCAGAATTCGCGGTCCCAGAGAGATGCGGGTGACGCATTCCATGGTGCAAAGGCGCCGGCGCTCTGATTCTGACCAGCCGCCTTCGGGTCCGATGAGAATCGCCCAAGCGCCATGCGGCAGCCCCGAAAGCACCTGCGCCGGGCCGGCCAGCGCCTCATCTGCCCAAAGAATCCGCCTTTCCATGTCCCAGCCGTCCAGCAGCCGGGCAAGCGGCACCAGATCACAGACCTCGGGAACAAAGGTGCCGCCGCATTGCTCGGCGGCCTCGACGGCATGGGCTTGCAGGCGGTCCTGCCGGATGCGCTCCGAGTTGGTGTGATCGGTCTGCACCGGCAGGATGCGGGCCGCGCCCAGTTCGGCGGCCTTCTCGACGATGAAATCGGTTCGCGTCTTTTTGATCGGTGCGAAGATCAGCCACAGGTCCGGCGGGTCAAGCTGTGGCGCGGTCTGATGCAGCGCGACCATTTCGCCGTTACGCTTTGCCAGTCGCTCGATGCGCGCCAGCCATTCGCCGTCGCGGCCGTTGAATACTGAAATCTCGGCCCCCGGGGCCTGCCGCATCACCGATGAAAGGTAATGCGCCTGATCGGCATTCAGCTCGACGGCTTGTCCCTCGGCCAGCGGGTGATCTATGAACAGTCTGATTTTCGCCATGATGAGGCGCAGCCTAATGCAGACCGACTGTCCGACGCCAGAGGGCCCAAGCACCGTAGCCGACGCGCCTCCCGATAATTGGGTGGACCGCTACGCTCCGCCAGATTGGAGACCGTGGCTGCGCCTGTCGCGTGCCGACCGGCCGATCGGGACGTGGCTGTTGCTGCTGCCCTGCTGGTGGGGCATCGGTCTGGCGATGATTGCCGGCCAGCCCAGTTGGCGCGACCTGTGGATCGCCGTGGCCTGTGGCGTCGGCGCGGTGCTGATGCGCGGCGCGGGTTGCACCTGGAACGACATCACCGATCGCGACATCGACGACAAGGTGGCGCGTACCCGCTCGCGTCCCATTCCCTCCGGGCAGGTGACGGTCAAGGGGGCGGTGATCTGGCTGGCGGCGCAGTCGCTTGCGGGGTTTGCGATCCTGCTGACACTCGGCGGGGCGGCCATTGCCCTGGGCGTGGCGTCGCTGGCGCTGGTGGCTGTCTATCCCTTTGCCAAGCGTTTCACATGGTGGCCGCAGATGTTTCTGGGCCTTGCCTTCAACTGGGGGGTGCTGCTGGCTTGGGCCGCGCATACCGGAAATCTGGCGCCCGCACCGGTGCTGGCCTATCTGGCGGGGATCTGCTGGACGATCTTTTACGATACCATCTATGCCCATCAGGATGCCGAGGATGATGCGCTGATCGGCGTGAAATCCACCGCGCGGCTGTTCGGAACGGATACGCCGCGCTGGCTATCGGTCTTTGGTACGGCTTCGGTGCTGCTATTGGCGCTGGCGGTGCTGGCGGCGGGACCGGCGGGCTTTGGCCTGTTGCTGGGCTTGTTGGGCGTCGTGGGTTTTGCCGCGCATCTGGCGTGGCAGTTGTGGAAATTCGACATGACCGACAACGCGGGTTGCCTGCGGCTATTCCGCTCGAATCGGGATGCCGGGCTGCTGGTTGCGCTGTTTCTTGCTTTGGCGGGGCTGGTCTGATTGCGAAAAGCCGGCGCAGGGTTTACATGCGGCGGGTCGGAAACAGCCCGAAGGTCCACCGGATGGCCAGTCCCCAGCAATCCGCACGACGCCCCGCGCGTCGAAGCCCTGTCATTGTCACCAGCATGATCGCCATCGTGGCGGCGGCTGGGCTGTCATTTTTGGGCGCGCGCGCGGCCGCGGATTTCATCGAGGCCAACGCGGCCCAGGATCTGCGCGCGGCATTGGCGGATTACGATTGGGTGCAGGTCACGACCGACGGCTTGCAGGTGCAGCTTGAGGGTATCGCCCCCGACGAGGTGCAGAGGTTCCGCGCCCGTGCACGGGCCGAAACCGTGGTCGATGCGGGCCGGGTGATCGACAGGATGCAGGTTGCCGCCAGCGCCGAACTGGCCACTCCGGCCTTCGGGATCGAGCTATTGCGCAACGATCAAAGCATCTCGATCATCGGGCTGGTGCCATCGGATCTGGATCGCAATTCGATGGTCGAGCGGTTGAAACGCCAGACCGGCGCGGCCCAAGTCTCGGACCTGATGGAGAGCGCCGACTATCCGGTTCCTGACGGCTGGAAGGACGCATTTTCCTTTGGGCTGAGCGCAGCGCAACTGGCCAAGCGGGCCAAGGTCTCGATTTCGGCCGGAGAGGTTTCGATCCGCGCCATCACCGACAACCCGCGCGAAAAGCTGGAGCTGGAGAAGGCGCTGAATCGCGCCAAGCCGGCAGGTATCACGCTTACAGCGGATATCACCGCGCCGCGTCCGGTGATCGCGCCCTTTACCCTGCGCTTTGTCAAGGATGCGACCGGCGCCCGTTTCGATGCCTGCGCTGCCGATACCGAAACCGCCCGCGACCGCATTCTTGAGGCCGGTCAGGCGGCCGGGGTGCCGGCCGAGGCGCAATGCACGTTGGGCCTGGGCGCGCCGTCGCCGCGATGGGCCGACGCCGCCGTTCCCGCCATCCGCGCTGTCGAGGCACTAGGGGCGGGCTCTGTCACCATTTCGGACACCGATGTGGCGCTGTTCGCCCCGGCCGAGGTCGAAACGGCAATGTTCGACGACGCCGCGGGTCGGCTGGAGGCGCTGCTGCCCCCGGCATTCACCCTTGTCGCTCAGCACCAAAACGCCAGCGAAGCCGAGGCGGGACCGGCCGAGTTTTCCGCCGTGGTCGATCCGGGCGGCGTCAGCCTGCGCGGCCGCATCACCGATGAGCGCATGCGCGACGCGGTGGAAAGTCTTGCGCGCGCGCGCTTTGGCCAGGTCGACAGCACGCTGCGCAGCGATGCCTCGGTGCCCGAGGGCTGGACGCTGCGTGCCATTGCCGCGCTTGAGGCGCTGGACGGGCTGGAGCGGGGCGAGGCCAAAGTGACACGGGATCTGGTGCGGATCAGCGGCGTTTCGGGCAACCAGACCGCCTCGGATCTGGCGGCGGCGCGGCTGGCCCAGCGGCTGGGCGCGGGTGCGCGCTATGAACTGGCGATCCGTTACGACCGGCGCAAGGATCCGCTGCTTGGTCTGCCCTCGGGCATCGAATGCGTGGATCGGCTGAACGCGGTGATGCAGCAATCCGAGATTGGCTTTGAGCCCAACAAATCGGTTATCGCGGGCGATCCCGGGCCGACCTTGTCGGGTCTGGCCGAAACCATGGCACAGTGTTCGGAATTCCGCATCGAGATCGGCGGTCATACCGATTCTCAGGGCTCCGAAGGGTTCAATGCGGAACTGTCGCGCGCCCGGGCGCAGGCGGTGCTGGCGGCGATGACCGAGGCGGGGATCGATACCACGAACATGACCGCGAAAGGTTATGGCGAAAGCCAGCCCATCGCGGATAACGATACCGATGCCGGGCGCGAAGCGAATCGGCGTATCGAGTTCCTGCTGCTGGCGGACGATCCGGTCATGGTCGAGGCACCCGCCCCCGCCGAACTGGTCAAAGGCGTGACCGACAGTGCAGAGGTCGTGGCGGCGCGAACCCAGGCGGCTGCGCTGCATGCCGCGACCGCCGTCATCGGCCCTGCCTTGGGTGTGCCCACCGATCCCGAGGCCGCCATGTATGCTGCGACGGAACCCCTGCGCGTGCTGCTGTCCGGCATAGATCTGTCCCGCGTCGCAAGCCGCCCCGTGCAAGAGGCGGTGCTGCCAGAGTTGCCGGCGCTGCGGGCCGCGACCTTGCCTGTGGCGAGCCTGCTGCCCGAAGGGGCAGAGGTGGTCGGGCCGGTCGAGGCCGCCACCCGTCCGGCCGAGGCGGCGCTGGTCGGGGCGGCCATCAATGCGGCAACCATACCCGCGCGCGATGCACTGCACGTGAACCGCCCCTTGCCGCGTCCCGAATCGCCCTCGACGCCATGATCCGCAACCCCTTGCCCTGAAGCCGCCCGCATGAACCGAACCGAATTCATCATCGCAACTGCGATCATCCTGTTTGCCGCCTTTATGCTGGGGTGGTTCGCAAGCTGGCTGATCCACCGCCTGTCCCGCGTCAGCCGTGCCGATATGGGCGAGCTGGAAAGCATGGCCCAGCAGTTGCACGAGGCTGAGGAGGCCCGCGACCGCGCCGTGGACGAGTTGGAGTCGCGCGAAGCCGATCTGGTCGCCGGGCTGTCGACCGCCGAGGCGGAGTTGCGCGCCGCGCAGGGACAGTTGCGTGAAAGCCAGGCCGAGATCGAGGAATTGCGCGACTATATAGACCGCAAGCTGGGTCGGAGGGGCTGAGCAGCCGGGTCAGTGGACCGGGGCTCTGCCCCGGACCCCGGGGTATTTGGAACACGGAGAAAAGACGGGCGGGTTTTCAGGGCGCTTGCCATGGGCAGCGGCCGCAAAAAGCGCGAACCGCCGGGGATATAGGCCGGCGGTTGCTGATCTGGGGCTGGCGCTTGATCCGTGAGGTCAGACGCCGGCTTCGATAATGGCGCGGGCCAGGATCGGGATGGAGTTGTCGTTCAGCCCGGCGATGTTGATGCGCGAATCGCCCACCATATAGATGCCGAATTCTTCTTTGATCCGCGCCACCTGCTGAGGCGTGGCTCCAAGGCGCGAGAACATGCCGCGATGCGCCGCCACGAAGCCGAAACGATCCGAACCTGAAAGGTCGCGCAGCTCCCCCGCCAGCTGTTCGCGCAGTCGCAGCATGCCGCTGCGCACGGCCTCGAGCTCGGCCATCCAGTCGGCCCGCAATTCGGGCGTGGTCAGCACGGTCGCGACGATCTTGGCGCCATGGAAGGGCGGGAAAGAATAGGTCTGCCGGTTCAGGAAGGACATGGCGCCCTGGGCCAGATCCCTGGTCGCCGTATCGGCGCAAAGCGCCAGCAGGCAGCCGGTGCGTTCGCGATAGATGCCGAAGTTCTTGCTGCACGATGCCGCGATCAGCACCTCGGGGATGCGCGAGGCGATCAGGCGCGTTCCGGCCGCATCCTCTTCCAGCCCGTCGCCGAAGCCCTGATAGGCCAGGTCGATCAGCGGCAGTGCGCCGGTCTTCTCAAGGATCGTGGCGACCTCGGCCCATTGCTCGATGTTCAG
This window harbors:
- a CDS encoding OmpA family protein → MASPQQSARRPARRSPVIVTSMIAIVAAAGLSFLGARAAADFIEANAAQDLRAALADYDWVQVTTDGLQVQLEGIAPDEVQRFRARARAETVVDAGRVIDRMQVAASAELATPAFGIELLRNDQSISIIGLVPSDLDRNSMVERLKRQTGAAQVSDLMESADYPVPDGWKDAFSFGLSAAQLAKRAKVSISAGEVSIRAITDNPREKLELEKALNRAKPAGITLTADITAPRPVIAPFTLRFVKDATGARFDACAADTETARDRILEAGQAAGVPAEAQCTLGLGAPSPRWADAAVPAIRAVEALGAGSVTISDTDVALFAPAEVETAMFDDAAGRLEALLPPAFTLVAQHQNASEAEAGPAEFSAVVDPGGVSLRGRITDERMRDAVESLARARFGQVDSTLRSDASVPEGWTLRAIAALEALDGLERGEAKVTRDLVRISGVSGNQTASDLAAARLAQRLGAGARYELAIRYDRRKDPLLGLPSGIECVDRLNAVMQQSEIGFEPNKSVIAGDPGPTLSGLAETMAQCSEFRIEIGGHTDSQGSEGFNAELSRARAQAVLAAMTEAGIDTTNMTAKGYGESQPIADNDTDAGREANRRIEFLLLADDPVMVEAPAPAELVKGVTDSAEVVAARTQAAALHAATAVIGPALGVPTDPEAAMYAATEPLRVLLSGIDLSRVASRPVQEAVLPELPALRAATLPVASLLPEGAEVVGPVEAATRPAEAALVGAAINAATIPARDALHVNRPLPRPESPSTP
- a CDS encoding cation:proton antiporter — translated: MNRTEFIIATAIILFAAFMLGWFASWLIHRLSRVSRADMGELESMAQQLHEAEEARDRAVDELESREADLVAGLSTAEAELRAAQGQLRESQAEIEELRDYIDRKLGRRG
- a CDS encoding amino acid aminotransferase codes for the protein MLGNLKPQAPDKILALMGEFKADPRQGKIDLGVGVYKDATGHTPIMRAVRAAEQRMLETETTKTYASLSGEPEFQKAMGELILGEGLKPETTATLATVGGTGAIRQALELARMANPDIRVFVSDPTWPNHVSIMNFMGLPVQTYRYFDAETRGVDFEAMKADISATKKGDVVLLHGCCHNPTGANLNIEQWAEVATILEKTGALPLIDLAYQGFGDGLEEDAAGTRLIASRIPEVLIAASCSKNFGIYRERTGCLLALCADTATRDLAQGAMSFLNRQTYSFPPFHGAKIVATVLTTPELRADWMAELEAVRSGMLRLREQLAGELRDLSGSDRFGFVAAHRGMFSRLGATPQQVARIKEEFGIYMVGDSRINIAGLNDNSIPILARAIIEAGV